The following are encoded in a window of Sutcliffiella horikoshii genomic DNA:
- the def gene encoding peptide deformylase encodes MTILDIVKYPDPVLEQKCETVTVFDKRLIRLLSNMYDTMLEADGVGLAAPQIGIAKRIAIVDIDDKHGKIELINPEIVDEEGEQVGPEGCLSFPDLYGEVKRADYVKVRAQNRKGKWYELEARGFLARAIQHEIDHLNGVLFTSKVLRYFEPDELEVEG; translated from the coding sequence TTGACTATATTAGATATTGTGAAATACCCGGACCCTGTGCTGGAGCAAAAATGTGAGACGGTTACCGTATTTGATAAAAGGCTAATTCGACTCTTATCCAATATGTATGATACGATGCTTGAGGCAGATGGGGTCGGACTTGCAGCCCCGCAGATAGGCATCGCAAAAAGAATCGCTATTGTAGATATTGATGATAAACATGGAAAGATAGAACTAATTAACCCTGAAATAGTGGATGAAGAAGGGGAACAGGTCGGACCTGAAGGCTGTTTAAGTTTTCCCGATTTGTACGGGGAAGTGAAACGCGCTGATTATGTGAAGGTACGTGCTCAAAACCGAAAAGGGAAATGGTATGAGCTCGAGGCGCGTGGATTTCTAGCCCGTGCTATTCAACATGAAATTGACCACTTGAACGGTGTATTGTTCACATCTAAAGTGTTAAGATATTTTGAACCAGATGAGTTGGAAGTAGAAGGGTGA
- the priA gene encoding primosomal protein N': MTYYASVIVDVPAKQTDRAFDYEIPAKWHGFIQPGMRVNVPFGPRQIQGFVVEVKDNTTIPKTRPITSLIDIQPILTPELMRLADWLRDYTLCFTISAYQAMLPAALKAKYEKWLIATDLGGVPAELQPFFHASNRVKFEEMAGTSHFKTIKQLIEEDVLEVYYEVKDKLSKKTRRVMELQVSKEALLKAKEKISARAAAQHKLLDFFLETNTEKIDKKTLLEELQIGTSAIGALVKLGILKEKDEEIYRDPYENREFKKSQALSLTQQQQEAIIPILHSIEQHTHEAFVMFGVTGSGKTEVYMQAVDAVLKQGKEAIVLVPEIALTPQMVNRFKSRFGSDVAVMHSGLGMGEKYDEWRKIHRKEVKVVVGARSAIFAPFENVGIIIIDEEHETSYKQEDTPRYHARDIALERGRYHQCPVVLGSATPTLETFARASKGVYKLLTMDKRMSEQGMPSVEIVDMREELREGNRSMFSRSLLEKLQTRLERGEQSVLFLNKRGYSSFVMCRDCGYVVECPHCDISLTYHRSSNQMKCHYCGYEEPVRSTCPSCDSEHFRFFGTGTQKVEEELTKLLPHARVIRMDVDTTSRKGSHEKLLQQFGDRKADILLGTQMIAKGLDFPYVTLVGVLTADTMLNVPDFRSSEKTFQLLTQVSGRAGRHELAGEVVVQTYSPEHYSVELAGTHNYLDFYQKEMQIRKLHQYPPFYFLALVTVTHQELTKVVTVTEKITNFLNMQLSDEAVILGPVASPIARIKDRYRYQCIIKYKREPNLHEALKTVIEKYQTQMDQEKLAVHIDLNPYMLM, encoded by the coding sequence ATGACCTACTATGCCAGTGTGATCGTTGATGTCCCTGCCAAACAAACGGACAGAGCCTTTGATTATGAGATACCGGCAAAATGGCATGGATTCATTCAACCCGGTATGAGGGTGAATGTACCTTTTGGCCCAAGGCAGATTCAAGGTTTTGTAGTGGAAGTGAAAGACAATACTACCATACCAAAGACCCGTCCTATTACATCATTAATCGATATCCAGCCAATTCTTACACCAGAGCTTATGCGATTGGCAGACTGGCTTAGAGATTATACGCTATGTTTTACTATTTCTGCCTACCAGGCAATGTTACCGGCAGCTTTAAAGGCGAAATATGAAAAATGGTTAATTGCCACTGACCTAGGGGGAGTCCCTGCAGAACTTCAGCCTTTCTTTCACGCATCAAACCGCGTCAAGTTTGAAGAGATGGCAGGAACAAGCCACTTTAAAACAATCAAACAGCTGATCGAAGAGGACGTTTTAGAGGTTTATTATGAAGTAAAAGATAAACTTTCTAAGAAAACGAGAAGAGTAATGGAGTTACAGGTGTCAAAAGAAGCCCTACTGAAAGCAAAAGAGAAAATTTCTGCTCGCGCAGCCGCTCAGCATAAACTGTTGGACTTTTTTTTAGAAACAAATACAGAAAAGATCGATAAAAAAACATTGTTAGAAGAATTGCAGATTGGAACAAGTGCGATCGGGGCTTTAGTGAAACTTGGTATTTTAAAAGAAAAGGATGAAGAAATTTATAGGGACCCATATGAAAACAGGGAGTTTAAAAAGTCTCAAGCCCTTTCATTAACTCAGCAGCAACAAGAAGCCATCATTCCCATTCTTCATTCAATCGAACAACATACGCATGAAGCATTTGTTATGTTTGGCGTCACAGGGAGCGGTAAAACCGAAGTCTATATGCAGGCTGTAGATGCAGTATTAAAGCAAGGGAAAGAAGCAATTGTCCTTGTTCCTGAAATTGCCTTGACTCCACAAATGGTCAACCGTTTCAAATCAAGATTCGGTTCAGATGTGGCTGTAATGCACAGCGGACTTGGAATGGGTGAGAAATACGATGAATGGAGAAAGATACACAGAAAAGAAGTCAAAGTGGTTGTTGGCGCCAGGTCTGCTATCTTTGCTCCTTTTGAAAACGTAGGTATCATCATCATTGATGAGGAACATGAAACAAGCTATAAACAAGAGGACACTCCACGTTATCATGCCCGCGATATTGCTTTAGAACGGGGCAGATATCACCAATGCCCAGTTGTTCTTGGCAGTGCCACCCCCACACTTGAAACCTTCGCCCGAGCATCCAAAGGGGTGTATAAGCTTCTGACGATGGACAAAAGAATGAGTGAACAAGGAATGCCTTCAGTGGAAATTGTCGACATGAGAGAAGAATTGCGTGAAGGCAACAGATCGATGTTTTCTAGAAGCCTTCTTGAAAAGCTTCAAACTAGACTAGAAAGAGGAGAACAATCTGTTTTATTTTTAAATAAAAGGGGTTATTCTTCTTTTGTAATGTGTCGAGACTGTGGATATGTGGTGGAATGTCCTCATTGCGACATTTCATTAACCTACCATCGAAGCAGCAATCAAATGAAATGTCATTATTGTGGCTATGAAGAACCTGTCCGCTCTACCTGTCCTTCTTGTGACAGTGAACATTTCCGTTTCTTTGGCACAGGTACCCAAAAGGTGGAGGAAGAATTAACAAAGCTACTTCCACACGCTAGGGTCATAAGGATGGATGTGGATACAACAAGCAGGAAGGGATCTCATGAAAAACTTCTCCAGCAATTCGGGGACAGGAAAGCAGATATTCTGCTTGGCACCCAGATGATTGCCAAAGGACTGGATTTTCCGTATGTGACCCTTGTTGGAGTATTGACAGCGGATACGATGCTAAATGTTCCTGATTTCCGTTCATCTGAAAAGACCTTTCAGCTACTCACACAAGTAAGTGGAAGAGCGGGCAGGCATGAATTAGCCGGTGAAGTGGTGGTCCAGACATACAGCCCGGAACATTACAGTGTCGAGCTTGCCGGAACGCATAATTACCTGGACTTCTACCAAAAAGAAATGCAGATTAGAAAGCTGCATCAATATCCGCCATTTTACTTTTTGGCGCTTGTAACGGTGACTCATCAGGAATTAACGAAAGTGGTTACCGTGACAGAAAAAATCACCAATTTCTTAAACATGCAATTATCCGATGAGGCTGTTATACTTGGACCGGTTGCTTCTCCTATAGCCAGAATAAAGGACCGCTACAGGTATCAATGCATCATTAAATATAAACGAGAACCAAACTTACACGAAGCATTAAAAACGGTTATTGAAAAATACCAAACACAAATGGATCAAGAAAAGTTAGCTGTTCATATTGATCTAAATCCTTATATGCTCATGTAA
- the remA gene encoding extracellular matrix/biofilm regulator RemA, translating to MSIKLINIGFGNIVSANRIISIVSPESAPIKRIIQDARDQGMLIDATYGRRTRAVLIMDSDHVILSAVQPETVAQRLVNKDDMSDEG from the coding sequence ATGAGCATAAAGTTGATTAATATTGGCTTTGGTAATATCGTATCAGCAAATCGTATCATATCTATTGTTAGTCCTGAATCTGCTCCGATCAAAAGAATCATCCAAGATGCAAGGGATCAGGGTATGTTAATAGATGCAACCTATGGAAGACGCACAAGAGCAGTACTAATAATGGATAGCGATCATGTTATCTTATCGGCGGTGCAACCTGAAACAGTGGCACAACGCTTGGTAAATAAAGATGATATGTCTGATGAAGGGTAG
- a CDS encoding YicC/YloC family endoribonuclease: MVKSMTGFGRAEAKQGSYQILVEMKSVNHRFCEINIRMPKQFLAMEEKMKKVVHSYLQRGRIEMFITIEGQDIHDKHLNVDWELLSAYIDSIHKVKDRYQISGSIEINDILKLENVFTIMETQTGMEAIEEILLDQVHLASKQLVAMRKAEGDQLQKDIITHLTFIENMSEQLAKLGPTVVEAYRLRLEKKLKEYLGSQIDEQRILAEAAIFADKADINEELKRINSHLGQFTQTLQSADPVGRKLDFLVQELNREVNTIGSKANDANIANLVVEMKACLEKIKEQVQNIE, translated from the coding sequence ATGGTGAAAAGTATGACAGGCTTTGGCCGGGCAGAAGCAAAACAAGGTTCCTATCAGATTCTTGTCGAGATGAAATCTGTCAACCATCGCTTTTGTGAGATTAATATCCGGATGCCTAAGCAGTTCCTAGCAATGGAAGAGAAAATGAAAAAAGTCGTTCACTCTTATTTGCAAAGAGGAAGAATAGAAATGTTCATTACGATTGAGGGCCAAGACATACATGATAAGCATTTGAATGTGGATTGGGAGCTTCTTTCGGCATACATAGATTCTATACATAAGGTAAAAGATAGATACCAAATTTCCGGTTCCATTGAGATTAATGATATACTTAAATTAGAAAATGTGTTTACCATCATGGAAACACAAACAGGGATGGAAGCAATAGAAGAAATATTGCTAGACCAAGTCCATTTAGCGTCCAAGCAATTGGTTGCCATGCGAAAGGCTGAAGGCGATCAGTTGCAAAAGGATATTATCACCCATCTAACTTTTATCGAAAACATGTCGGAGCAGCTTGCAAAACTCGGTCCGACCGTTGTGGAAGCGTATCGGTTGCGTTTGGAGAAAAAACTGAAGGAATATTTAGGTTCCCAGATCGATGAACAACGTATACTGGCAGAAGCCGCTATTTTTGCTGATAAGGCTGACATTAACGAAGAGTTAAAAAGAATTAACAGCCACCTTGGTCAATTCACTCAAACCTTGCAATCTGCAGATCCTGTAGGCAGGAAGCTTGATTTTCTTGTTCAGGAATTGAACAGGGAAGTGAATACCATCGGATCCAAGGCGAACGACGCAAATATCGCAAATCTGGTAGTCGAGATGAAAGCTTGCCTGGAAAAAATTAAAGAACAGGTGCAAAACATTGAATAA
- the gmk gene encoding guanylate kinase — protein sequence MRDRGLLIVLSGPSGVGKGTVRKALFSKEDVSLHYSISMTTRNPREGEVDGTDYFFKSREVFEQLIEEDKFIEWAEYVGNYYGTPVDYVEQCLAEGKDVFLEIEVQGAIQVKSKFPEGVFIFLMPPSLSELKNRITTRGTETEDLINNRMTVAKEEIEMMDAYDYVVENDQVDLACDRIKAIVQAEHCKRTRLREKYKQMLEAE from the coding sequence ATGAGAGATAGAGGATTATTGATTGTCCTTTCCGGGCCTTCCGGTGTTGGGAAAGGGACAGTAAGAAAAGCGTTATTTTCAAAAGAAGATGTCAGTTTGCATTATTCCATTTCCATGACGACACGTAACCCGCGTGAGGGGGAAGTGGACGGAACGGATTACTTCTTTAAGTCTAGAGAGGTATTTGAGCAGTTAATAGAAGAAGATAAATTTATCGAATGGGCAGAGTATGTTGGTAATTACTACGGCACTCCTGTTGATTATGTAGAACAGTGTTTAGCAGAAGGAAAGGATGTCTTCCTTGAAATTGAAGTACAAGGTGCCATCCAAGTTAAGAGCAAATTCCCTGAAGGTGTTTTCATCTTTTTGATGCCGCCAAGCCTTTCTGAACTAAAGAATAGAATCACAACAAGAGGTACAGAGACAGAAGACTTAATCAACAACCGCATGACAGTTGCCAAAGAAGAAATCGAAATGATGGACGCTTATGACTATGTGGTAGAAAATGATCAAGTGGACCTTGCTTGTGACAGAATTAAAGCAATTGTTCAAGCGGAACATTGCAAACGTACAAGATTGCGTGAAAAATATAAGCAAATGCTGGAGGCTGAATAA
- the coaBC gene encoding bifunctional phosphopantothenoylcysteine decarboxylase/phosphopantothenate--cysteine ligase CoaBC, whose translation MKNKKILLCVTGGIAVYKAVALTSKLIQQGAEVKVIMSQSACKFVTPLSFQALSRNEVFTDTFEEKNPAVISHIDLADWADVVLVAPATANVIGKLANGIADDMITTTLLASTAPVWIAPAMNVHMYDHPAVKNNMERLVSFGYRFIEPGEGFLACGYVGKGRLEEPETIVEGLKRYFQKQDEMTLKGKKVLVTAGPTVEKADPVRFFTNRSTGKMGYAIAEAAASLGADVILVSGPTNLPDPPKVQTIRVESAEEMFHAVMEHYEKTDVVIKSAAVADYRPKFVSDIKMKKQDGDSVLELERTKDILKTLGERKKHQVLVGFAAETNNVEEYAKGKLEKKNLDYVVANNVTVSGAGFGTDTNLVTIYNKDGTSISLPMMSKQDVAYALLEEVATALEEKQ comes from the coding sequence ATGAAAAATAAAAAAATCCTATTGTGTGTGACAGGTGGAATAGCTGTCTATAAAGCGGTCGCTTTAACAAGTAAGCTCATTCAGCAAGGTGCCGAAGTGAAGGTGATTATGAGCCAGTCTGCCTGCAAATTTGTTACACCATTGTCTTTTCAAGCTTTATCAAGAAACGAAGTATTTACTGATACATTCGAAGAAAAGAATCCTGCCGTTATTTCCCATATTGACCTTGCAGACTGGGCCGATGTGGTACTGGTTGCACCCGCAACTGCAAATGTAATCGGAAAGCTTGCGAACGGTATTGCAGATGATATGATCACGACAACTTTATTGGCGAGTACCGCCCCTGTTTGGATCGCACCAGCTATGAATGTACATATGTATGACCATCCTGCGGTAAAAAATAATATGGAGAGGCTAGTTTCTTTCGGATATCGTTTCATTGAGCCTGGAGAAGGTTTTTTGGCATGTGGCTATGTTGGAAAAGGAAGATTGGAAGAACCTGAAACGATTGTGGAAGGACTCAAACGTTATTTCCAGAAACAAGATGAGATGACGCTTAAAGGGAAAAAGGTACTTGTAACCGCAGGACCGACTGTTGAAAAAGCAGACCCTGTACGTTTTTTCACCAACCGTTCAACAGGAAAGATGGGGTATGCCATTGCAGAAGCAGCAGCAAGTTTAGGTGCGGATGTTATCTTGGTATCAGGCCCGACCAACCTTCCTGATCCGCCGAAAGTACAAACAATCCGAGTGGAATCTGCTGAAGAAATGTTTCATGCCGTGATGGAACACTATGAAAAGACAGATGTTGTCATTAAATCAGCTGCCGTTGCCGACTATCGCCCTAAATTTGTGTCAGACATCAAGATGAAAAAACAGGACGGAGACAGTGTGCTTGAATTAGAGCGAACGAAAGACATTTTGAAAACTCTAGGAGAAAGAAAAAAGCATCAGGTGCTCGTGGGGTTTGCGGCAGAAACGAATAATGTTGAGGAATACGCCAAAGGTAAGCTTGAAAAGAAAAATCTAGATTATGTGGTTGCAAACAATGTAACCGTTTCTGGAGCGGGATTCGGCACGGACACGAATCTGGTAACCATCTATAATAAAGACGGTACAAGCATTTCGCTGCCGATGATGTCTAAACAGGATGTCGCTTATGCACTTCTTGAGGAAGTTGCAACAGCCCTAGAGGAAAAACAATGA
- the rpoZ gene encoding DNA-directed RNA polymerase subunit omega, giving the protein MLYPSIDSLMQKLDSKYTLVTVSARRARELQQVNDQMIEKTVSYKFVGKALEEIDAGLLSAKTIKTAERSEGILNHK; this is encoded by the coding sequence ATGCTATACCCATCTATTGATTCCCTAATGCAAAAATTAGATTCAAAATATACGCTTGTAACCGTGTCTGCACGACGCGCTCGTGAACTGCAACAAGTAAACGACCAAATGATTGAAAAAACGGTTTCCTACAAATTTGTCGGAAAAGCCCTTGAAGAGATTGATGCAGGCTTACTATCTGCAAAGACAATCAAAACTGCTGAAAGAAGCGAAGGCATCCTAAATCACAAGTAA
- a CDS encoding calcium-translocating P-type ATPase, SERCA-type has translation MKWHEMRAEEVEEQINSDFEAGLSESEAKNRLLQYGTNELQEAERPNAFLVFLEQFKDFMVVVLLAATLISGLLGEYIDAVAIIAIVIINAFLGFFQERKAEKSLQALKELSAPQVTVLREKEWRKVASREIVVGDIIKFGSGDRIGADLRIVQASSLEIEESALTGESVPAVKSDKPVHGSDISIGDQENMAFMGTLVTRGTGVGVVVATGMNTAMGQIADLLQTAETTITPLQRKLEQLGKILITVALILTMLVVVVGVLQGHSLYEMFLAGVSLAVAAIPEGLPAIVTVALSLGVQRMIKKKSIVRKLPAVETLGCASVICSDKTGTLTQNKMTVTHVWSGGTTWNVSGNGYEPKGEFISEGTESNIKNKSLHQLLTFGLLCNHANIIQKKNQYILDGDPTEGALAVAAMKAGFTRDGLLSEFQIVKEYPFDSERKMMSVVVKDKQGKLFVITKGAPDVITNVSDSLLWEGKRELFSSKYEKVVADMVHTLASQALRNIAVAFKPITNFHDGMQEREIEKDLVFIGIQGMIDPPRPEVKQAVRECKEAGIRTVMITGDHIVTAKAIAAEIGILPMGGKVLEGKTLQKMSQEELEDMVDNVYVFARVSPQHKLSIVKALQKKGHIVAMTGDGVNDAPAIKASDIGIAMGITGTDVAKEASSLVLLDDNFATIKSAIKEGRNIYENIRKFIRYLLASNVGEILVMLFAMLLALPLPLVPIQILWVNLVTDGLPAMALGLDQAEGDVMKRKPRHPKEGVFARGLWWKIVSRGFLIGIATLLAFIIVYKQHPDNLIYAQTVAFATLVMAQLIHVFDCRSDRSIFHRNPFQNMYLVGAVVSSIILMLIVIYYPPLQGIFHTVALAPKEWLLIIGMASLPTFLLVGTLFTGKAKKNMV, from the coding sequence TTTTATGGTGGTGGTGTTGCTTGCTGCAACACTGATATCCGGTTTGCTTGGGGAATACATCGATGCAGTTGCCATTATTGCCATTGTGATCATTAATGCATTTTTAGGATTTTTCCAGGAACGAAAAGCAGAAAAGTCCTTACAGGCATTAAAAGAACTCTCGGCACCACAAGTAACGGTTCTTCGAGAAAAAGAATGGCGAAAAGTGGCCTCAAGAGAAATAGTGGTAGGGGATATTATCAAATTTGGGAGTGGAGACCGTATAGGGGCGGATCTTCGAATTGTACAGGCCAGTTCCCTTGAAATTGAGGAGTCTGCTTTAACAGGGGAATCCGTTCCAGCTGTAAAAAGTGATAAACCTGTACATGGCTCGGATATATCCATTGGAGATCAGGAAAATATGGCCTTTATGGGGACGCTTGTGACCCGTGGTACAGGAGTGGGTGTCGTAGTTGCAACTGGTATGAATACTGCAATGGGACAAATTGCCGACCTATTGCAGACTGCTGAGACAACCATTACTCCGTTGCAGCGGAAATTAGAGCAGCTCGGGAAGATTCTGATAACCGTTGCGTTGATATTGACAATGCTAGTGGTTGTGGTTGGAGTTCTGCAAGGCCACAGTCTATATGAAATGTTCTTAGCTGGAGTCTCTTTGGCGGTTGCGGCCATTCCAGAAGGATTGCCGGCTATTGTGACCGTTGCACTTTCGCTTGGGGTTCAGCGGATGATCAAAAAGAAATCCATTGTCAGAAAGCTTCCTGCAGTAGAGACGCTAGGGTGTGCTTCTGTTATTTGTTCCGACAAAACAGGAACGCTGACGCAAAACAAAATGACCGTTACGCATGTTTGGTCTGGTGGAACCACTTGGAATGTGAGCGGTAATGGTTATGAACCGAAAGGGGAATTTATTTCAGAAGGCACTGAAAGCAACATTAAAAATAAATCCTTGCATCAATTGCTGACATTCGGTCTTCTATGTAATCACGCCAATATAATCCAGAAAAAAAATCAATACATCCTTGATGGAGACCCGACAGAAGGGGCACTTGCTGTTGCAGCCATGAAGGCTGGGTTTACTCGGGATGGCTTACTAAGTGAGTTTCAGATTGTAAAAGAGTACCCGTTTGATTCGGAGAGAAAGATGATGAGTGTTGTCGTGAAAGATAAGCAAGGGAAATTGTTTGTCATCACGAAGGGTGCTCCGGATGTCATCACAAATGTGAGTGACTCTTTATTATGGGAAGGAAAGCGCGAATTGTTTTCTTCCAAATATGAAAAGGTTGTAGCAGATATGGTCCATACCCTGGCTTCACAGGCTTTGAGAAATATCGCGGTGGCTTTTAAACCGATTACCAACTTTCACGATGGCATGCAGGAAAGGGAGATCGAAAAAGACCTTGTCTTTATTGGAATTCAAGGGATGATTGATCCACCTCGCCCAGAAGTAAAACAGGCAGTCCGTGAATGTAAAGAAGCAGGAATCAGGACAGTGATGATCACAGGGGATCATATTGTCACGGCAAAAGCGATTGCAGCCGAAATTGGCATCCTTCCAATGGGAGGAAAGGTGCTGGAAGGAAAAACACTTCAAAAGATGAGTCAAGAAGAGTTGGAAGACATGGTGGATAACGTATATGTGTTTGCCAGGGTATCTCCTCAACACAAACTTTCCATCGTAAAAGCACTGCAGAAAAAAGGTCATATTGTCGCCATGACAGGAGATGGAGTGAATGATGCCCCTGCAATAAAAGCTTCTGACATTGGTATTGCGATGGGGATTACCGGAACGGATGTTGCGAAGGAAGCAAGTTCACTTGTATTATTGGATGACAATTTCGCCACTATTAAGTCAGCCATTAAAGAAGGGCGTAACATTTATGAGAACATAAGGAAGTTCATCCGATATTTATTGGCTTCGAATGTAGGGGAAATTCTTGTGATGCTGTTTGCGATGTTATTGGCTTTGCCGCTCCCACTTGTTCCGATTCAAATCTTGTGGGTGAACCTTGTAACGGATGGCTTGCCGGCAATGGCGCTTGGACTAGATCAAGCCGAAGGGGATGTCATGAAGCGTAAGCCAAGGCATCCAAAGGAAGGTGTGTTTGCCAGAGGACTTTGGTGGAAAATTGTCTCGCGCGGTTTTCTGATTGGAATTGCCACGCTCCTTGCATTCATCATTGTATACAAACAACATCCAGATAACCTCATCTATGCGCAAACAGTGGCATTTGCAACTCTTGTCATGGCGCAGCTTATACATGTGTTTGATTGCCGAAGCGATAGATCTATTTTCCATCGTAACCCGTTTCAGAACATGTATCTTGTCGGCGCAGTAGTCTCCAGTATCATTTTAATGCTGATCGTAATTTACTATCCACCTTTACAAGGAATTTTCCACACAGTGGCACTTGCTCCGAAAGAGTGGTTATTGATTATTGGGATGGCATCGTTACCGACCTTTTTGTTGGTGGGAACCCTTTTCACGGGAAAAGCAAAAAAGAATATGGTATAA
- the fmt gene encoding methionyl-tRNA formyltransferase: protein MKKKIVFMGTPDFAVPVLQQIIQDGYEVIAVVTQPDRPKGRKKVLTPPPVKVEAEKHNIPVYQPEKIKEAAEYEKITSLEPDLIVTAAFGQILPKPLLDAPKFGCINVHASLLPKLRGGAPIHYSIIQGHEKTGVTIMYMVEKLDAGDMLTQVEVKIDERDHVGTLHDKLSVAGSKLLSETLPQLFDEKLQAEVQNHEEATFASNIKREQEKIDWTKDGEQIYNHIRGLHPWPVAYTTMEGQVMKVWWGEKTQITYEAVPGTIIGIEDDGFIVKTGNSTGIKITDLQLAGKKRMTGTQYLNGAGASLSEGTKLGD, encoded by the coding sequence ATGAAAAAGAAAATTGTATTTATGGGAACGCCTGATTTTGCAGTACCTGTATTGCAACAAATTATCCAAGATGGATATGAGGTAATTGCGGTGGTAACACAGCCTGACCGTCCTAAAGGCAGAAAAAAGGTGTTAACGCCACCTCCTGTAAAGGTAGAGGCGGAAAAACATAACATCCCAGTGTATCAACCGGAAAAAATTAAAGAGGCTGCAGAGTATGAAAAAATCACTTCATTAGAGCCGGATTTAATTGTAACTGCAGCATTTGGACAAATTTTACCTAAGCCCTTGCTTGATGCACCGAAATTCGGCTGTATCAATGTCCATGCTTCTTTGCTACCAAAACTGCGAGGTGGTGCACCCATTCATTACTCTATCATCCAAGGGCATGAGAAAACTGGTGTAACCATCATGTATATGGTCGAAAAACTGGATGCAGGTGATATGTTAACACAAGTGGAAGTGAAAATAGATGAGCGTGACCATGTCGGTACCTTGCATGATAAATTAAGTGTTGCTGGATCTAAATTGCTCTCAGAAACCCTTCCGCAACTTTTTGATGAAAAGCTGCAAGCAGAAGTACAAAATCATGAAGAAGCAACATTTGCATCCAACATCAAGCGTGAACAGGAAAAAATCGACTGGACGAAGGATGGGGAGCAGATCTATAACCATATTCGCGGGTTGCATCCATGGCCGGTTGCCTATACCACCATGGAAGGGCAAGTGATGAAAGTTTGGTGGGGGGAGAAAACCCAAATTACCTATGAAGCTGTACCTGGAACCATCATTGGAATCGAGGATGATGGATTCATCGTCAAAACAGGCAATTCTACAGGGATTAAAATAACAGATTTGCAGCTGGCTGGTAAGAAGAGAATGACTGGAACGCAATATTTGAACGGCGCAGGAGCTTCATTATCAGAAGGCACAAAGCTAGGAGACTAA